Proteins from a genomic interval of Stenotrophomonas sp. 24(2023):
- a CDS encoding glycoside hydrolase family 43 protein: MVFGKWMMAACMVAAMAAGAQAAPPTSGNPILPGWYADPEAAVFGNRYWIFPTTSQPYDAQTTFDAFSSPDLLHWTKHPDVLNAKAVPWAKRAMWAPAVVQNKGRYYFFFAANDIQKDGELGGIGVAVADRPEGPYQDLLGKPLVGAFHNGAQPIDQFVFHDDDGAWYMIYGGWKHANIVRLKDDFTDVQPLADGTLFKEITPAPEYVEGSLMFKRGGRYYFMWSEGGWGSPDYSVAYAIADAPTGPFTRIGKVLQQDAAIATSAGHHSVIQVPGTDRWYIVYHRRPLGETDRNHRVTAIERMDFDAQGHILPVKITHTGVPGDPLP; this comes from the coding sequence ATGGTGTTCGGGAAGTGGATGATGGCCGCCTGCATGGTGGCGGCGATGGCAGCAGGTGCGCAGGCGGCACCGCCCACCTCGGGCAACCCGATCCTGCCGGGCTGGTATGCGGACCCGGAAGCGGCGGTGTTCGGCAACCGCTACTGGATCTTCCCCACCACCTCGCAGCCGTACGATGCGCAGACTACGTTCGATGCGTTTTCCTCGCCGGATCTGCTGCACTGGACGAAACACCCCGATGTGCTCAATGCCAAGGCGGTGCCGTGGGCCAAGCGTGCGATGTGGGCGCCGGCGGTGGTGCAGAACAAGGGCCGGTACTACTTCTTCTTCGCCGCCAACGATATCCAGAAGGATGGCGAGCTGGGCGGCATCGGCGTGGCGGTGGCCGACCGCCCGGAAGGCCCCTACCAGGATCTGCTCGGCAAGCCGCTGGTGGGTGCGTTCCACAATGGCGCGCAGCCGATCGACCAGTTCGTCTTCCACGATGACGATGGTGCCTGGTACATGATCTACGGCGGCTGGAAGCACGCCAACATCGTGCGCCTGAAGGACGATTTCACCGACGTGCAGCCGCTGGCCGATGGCACGCTGTTCAAGGAAATCACGCCGGCACCGGAATACGTGGAAGGCTCGCTGATGTTCAAGCGGGGCGGGCGCTATTACTTCATGTGGTCCGAGGGCGGCTGGGGCAGCCCGGATTATTCGGTGGCCTATGCCATCGCCGATGCCCCCACCGGCCCGTTCACGCGCATCGGCAAGGTGCTGCAGCAGGATGCGGCCATCGCCACCAGCGCGGGCCACCATTCGGTGATCCAGGTGCCGGGCACCGACCGCTGGTACATCGTCTACCACCGCCGTCCGCTGGGTGAAACCGATCGCAATCATCGGGTGACGGCCATCGAGCGCATGGACTTCGATGCGCAGGGGCACATCCTGCCGGTGAAGATCACCCACACCGGCGTGCCGGGCGATCCGCTGCCCTGA
- a CDS encoding SDR family NAD(P)-dependent oxidoreductase: MNLTGNTILITGGSRGIGRALAEALHDRGNQVIITGRDAAALEALCTQHPGMTGLPLDLRDHASLTQLANRVRIQFPSLNVLIANAGISRPENLASGQWNSHDAEAIIDTNILGVLRTVATFLPLLTQQRHATLMATSSALAFLPLASFPTYCASKAFLHSWLVSLRHQLRHLPVEVLELSPPYVQTALTGAAQASDPRAMPVEEYVQQVLQKLERGDHPRGELLLDRDQPRRWAERDGQYDALFALMNPA, translated from the coding sequence ATGAACCTCACCGGCAACACCATCCTCATCACCGGCGGCAGCCGTGGCATCGGCCGCGCCTTGGCCGAAGCCCTGCATGACCGTGGCAACCAGGTCATCATCACCGGCCGCGATGCCGCAGCGCTTGAAGCCCTTTGCACGCAGCACCCGGGCATGACCGGCCTGCCGCTGGACCTGCGCGACCACGCCTCGCTCACGCAACTGGCCAACCGTGTGCGTATCCAGTTCCCCAGCCTCAACGTCCTCATCGCCAACGCCGGCATCTCGCGCCCTGAAAACCTGGCCAGCGGCCAGTGGAACAGCCACGACGCCGAGGCCATCATCGACACCAACATCCTGGGCGTGCTGCGCACGGTGGCCACCTTCCTGCCGCTGCTCACCCAGCAGCGGCATGCCACCTTGATGGCCACCAGCTCGGCGCTGGCCTTCCTGCCACTGGCCAGCTTCCCCACCTACTGCGCCAGCAAGGCCTTCCTGCATTCGTGGCTGGTCTCGCTGCGCCACCAGCTGCGGCACCTGCCGGTGGAGGTGCTGGAGCTGTCGCCGCCCTATGTGCAGACCGCGCTGACCGGCGCGGCGCAGGCCAGCGACCCGCGCGCCATGCCCGTGGAGGAATACGTACAGCAGGTGCTGCAGAAACTGGAACGCGGTGACCACCCGCGCGGCGAACTGCTGCTCGACCGCGACCAGCCGCGGCGCTGGGCCGAACGGGATGGCCAGTACGATGCACTGTTCGCGCTGATGAACCCGGCGTAA
- a CDS encoding DUF6602 domain-containing protein — protein sequence MSITTFYDLEARKILADGEKVALFTNHPGALGAFREARLRQYIAEQVSASYEVTTGFVTAHDPHSGSIYKHSSKQIDCLIHEQNLYAPLLKSTDFTIVVPKAVAAVIEIKSDLTLFKKRSKDNTQGRWQDSIGEYEWAGTLVDALNNIRSAIDLLDASGVPRDHYFAGIIGYGSTATGQFTAAMTSGELWTQLGISNIDQMPGSICILNESWFMTSAFPWTDEPENDGANDSDANHSFVIKGMRTAEGSSLQMFTAEIVHTLTVVRQGAEHVVGGLRSGEGYLGPVTNHRIDLPSPRQHNART from the coding sequence ATGAGCATCACGACGTTCTATGACCTTGAAGCACGCAAAATCCTAGCTGACGGAGAGAAAGTCGCACTTTTTACCAATCATCCAGGCGCTTTGGGCGCATTCCGCGAGGCGCGACTTCGGCAGTACATTGCTGAGCAGGTCTCGGCAAGCTATGAGGTGACGACCGGCTTTGTAACCGCCCACGACCCCCATAGTGGCAGCATCTACAAGCATTCATCCAAGCAGATCGACTGTTTGATCCACGAGCAGAACTTATACGCGCCACTCTTGAAATCGACCGATTTCACGATCGTCGTTCCCAAAGCAGTCGCTGCAGTAATCGAAATCAAGAGCGACCTCACGCTTTTCAAAAAGCGATCAAAGGACAACACCCAGGGACGATGGCAGGATTCTATAGGCGAGTACGAATGGGCCGGAACTCTCGTTGACGCACTGAACAATATTAGAAGCGCAATCGATCTACTTGATGCTTCGGGCGTTCCGCGTGATCATTACTTTGCAGGAATCATCGGATATGGAAGTACAGCGACCGGACAGTTTACGGCTGCAATGACTAGCGGCGAACTATGGACGCAACTGGGGATTAGCAACATTGACCAAATGCCTGGCAGCATCTGCATACTCAACGAATCGTGGTTTATGACCTCCGCGTTCCCTTGGACCGACGAACCGGAAAATGACGGCGCGAACGACTCTGATGCAAACCATTCATTTGTGATCAAGGGCATGCGTACTGCGGAAGGAAGTTCATTGCAGATGTTTACTGCCGAGATAGTCCATACGCTAACGGTGGTTCGACAAGGTGCGGAGCACGTTGTCGGGGGACTGCGGTCTGGCGAAGGGTACTTGGGCCCAGTCACAAACCACAGAATTGACCTCCCTTCGCCACGGCAGCACAACGCCAGAACGTAG
- the egtD gene encoding L-histidine N(alpha)-methyltransferase translates to MLQGLSATPKALPPKYFYDAEGSRLFEAICRTPEYYLTRTELALLQATASDIASHIAPDSVLVEFGSGASLKTRVLLDATSHLRAYVPIDISAAALADATATLQQHYPALAIEPQVADFSTATALPALARQRARLGFFPGSTLGNFPPGEAVALLAHLRHLLGSGAQLLVGADLVKDSRTLQAAYDDAAGVTAAFNRNLLARINRELGADIDPEAFLHRARWNPAESRMEMWLVSQRAQTVHLHGHAFPFAQGEGLHTEHSYKFTPQRLAAIAECAGWQMKRHWLDHAQPFGLFLLSAA, encoded by the coding sequence GTGCTGCAGGGCCTGTCGGCCACGCCCAAAGCGCTGCCGCCGAAGTATTTCTACGATGCCGAAGGCTCGCGCCTGTTCGAGGCCATCTGCCGCACGCCCGAGTACTATCTCACCCGCACCGAACTGGCTTTGCTGCAGGCCACGGCCAGCGATATCGCCTCGCACATCGCCCCGGACAGCGTGCTGGTGGAATTCGGCAGCGGTGCCAGCCTGAAGACCCGCGTGCTGCTGGATGCCACGTCCCACCTGCGGGCCTACGTGCCCATCGACATCAGCGCCGCCGCACTGGCCGATGCCACCGCCACGCTGCAGCAACACTACCCGGCGCTGGCGATCGAACCGCAGGTAGCCGATTTCAGCACCGCCACCGCGCTGCCGGCCCTTGCCCGGCAGCGCGCCCGCCTGGGGTTCTTCCCCGGCTCCACGCTGGGCAACTTCCCGCCTGGCGAAGCCGTGGCCCTGCTGGCCCACCTGCGCCATCTTCTGGGCAGCGGCGCGCAATTGCTGGTCGGCGCCGATCTGGTCAAGGACAGCCGCACGCTGCAGGCAGCCTATGACGATGCCGCCGGCGTCACCGCCGCGTTCAACCGCAACCTGCTGGCGCGCATCAACCGCGAACTCGGCGCCGACATCGACCCGGAGGCCTTCCTGCATCGCGCACGCTGGAACCCTGCCGAATCACGCATGGAGATGTGGCTGGTCAGTCAACGCGCACAGACCGTCCACCTGCACGGGCATGCCTTCCCGTTCGCACAGGGCGAAGGCCTGCATACCGAGCATTCGTACAAATTCACGCCGCAGCGGCTGGCCGCGATCGCAGAATGCGCGGGGTGGCAGATGAAGCGCCACTGGCTCGACCACGCCCAGCCGTTCGGCCTGTTCCTGCTGTCGGCAGCGTAA
- a CDS encoding SDR family oxidoreductase, protein MHTLSLITGASRGLGRATALSIARHGGDVILTYRQGQAEAAEVVAQIQALGRKAVALPLDVGQAGTFAAFATQLAQVLQQTWGRDRFDHLVNNAGHGDVAPISSMSETAFDALVDVHFKGVFFLTQQLLPLIADGGRIINLSTGLTRVSAEGWSAYAAVKGAVEVLTVYMAKELGSRGITVNAVAPGAIETDFFGGAVRDTPAFNAFFAGMTALGRVGVAEDIGPMIASLLSSDNRWVNAQRIEVSGGQGI, encoded by the coding sequence ATGCACACCCTTTCCCTCATCACCGGCGCCAGCCGCGGCCTGGGCCGCGCCACCGCACTGTCGATCGCCCGCCACGGCGGCGATGTCATCCTCACCTACCGCCAGGGCCAGGCCGAGGCCGCCGAGGTGGTCGCCCAGATCCAGGCCCTGGGCCGCAAGGCCGTGGCCCTGCCACTGGACGTGGGCCAGGCGGGCACCTTTGCCGCCTTCGCCACGCAGCTGGCCCAGGTGCTGCAGCAGACCTGGGGCCGTGATCGCTTCGACCATCTGGTCAACAACGCGGGCCACGGCGATGTCGCCCCCATCAGCAGCATGAGCGAGACCGCCTTCGATGCGCTGGTGGACGTGCACTTCAAGGGTGTGTTCTTCCTCACCCAGCAGTTGCTGCCGCTCATTGCCGATGGTGGCCGCATCATCAACCTGTCCACCGGCCTGACCCGCGTGTCCGCCGAAGGCTGGTCGGCCTATGCCGCCGTGAAGGGCGCGGTGGAGGTGCTCACCGTCTACATGGCCAAGGAGCTGGGCAGCCGCGGCATCACCGTCAATGCCGTTGCACCCGGTGCGATCGAAACCGACTTCTTCGGGGGTGCGGTGCGCGATACGCCGGCCTTCAATGCCTTCTTCGCCGGCATGACGGCACTGGGACGGGTCGGCGTGGCCGAGGATATCGGCCCGATGATTGCCAGCCTGCTGTCCAGCGACAACCGCTGGGTCAATGCCCAGCGCATCGAGGTATCCGGCGGCCAGGGCATCTGA
- a CDS encoding abortive infection family protein, producing the protein MNESFDQAEALQNLLISHATGGSESNQEYASLRNSLMNNASVEALTPRFVRTCRNLDQFWQFIKFELPTYAERRQLIWDTFRPILETLERASISPADHIFADRLSAVDALHVQSAWTKALERRATDPEGAITSARTLIESVCKHILDKSGTDYDDGADLPKLYKATAEVLNLAPSQHTEPVFKQVLGGCTSVVEGLGSLRNRLSDAHGKGKIGSRPAPRHAELAVNLSGALATFLLATWEARCQDSIK; encoded by the coding sequence ATGAACGAATCGTTTGACCAGGCCGAAGCGTTACAGAATCTTTTGATCTCGCATGCCACCGGAGGCAGCGAGAGCAATCAAGAGTATGCAAGCCTACGCAACTCGTTGATGAATAATGCGTCGGTGGAGGCATTGACCCCGCGCTTTGTGCGGACCTGTCGCAACCTCGATCAGTTCTGGCAGTTCATCAAGTTCGAGCTTCCAACCTACGCGGAACGCAGGCAGCTCATATGGGACACGTTCCGTCCTATTCTGGAGACGCTTGAGCGCGCTTCCATCTCACCGGCCGACCACATCTTTGCAGACAGGCTGAGTGCCGTGGACGCTTTGCATGTTCAATCGGCATGGACAAAAGCGTTGGAACGCCGCGCGACCGATCCCGAAGGTGCAATTACATCTGCTCGGACATTGATCGAGTCGGTATGCAAACACATCCTAGATAAGTCTGGCACTGATTACGACGATGGCGCAGATCTTCCGAAGTTGTATAAGGCCACGGCCGAAGTGCTAAACCTGGCCCCATCCCAACACACTGAGCCGGTTTTCAAGCAGGTGCTTGGAGGTTGCACATCGGTTGTCGAGGGGCTGGGGTCGCTTCGTAATCGCCTTAGCGATGCGCACGGGAAGGGCAAGATAGGTTCCAGACCAGCGCCGCGTCACGCAGAGCTTGCCGTGAACCTATCGGGAGCGCTGGCTACCTTCCTTCTCGCTACTTGGGAGGCCCGCTGCCAGGATTCCATCAAATAG
- a CDS encoding HD domain-containing protein — MATTPLQQQLAFLREIDQLKSVVRQSPLLDRSRRENSAEHSWHLALYALVLAEHAAQAVDVSRVLSMLLLHDIVEIDVGDMPIHGGTSATLQAQQEAVAAERLFGLLPQPQGARLLALWQEFEQAQSADAKFAKALDRLQPLLVNVFTGGGTWTENGVSMEQVIARYGPVIRDGAPSLWAACEPWVAQHFQGQPVSG, encoded by the coding sequence ATGGCAACCACGCCCCTGCAACAGCAACTGGCCTTCCTGCGCGAAATCGACCAGCTCAAATCGGTCGTGCGGCAATCACCACTGCTCGACCGCAGCCGCCGCGAGAACTCGGCCGAGCACTCCTGGCACCTGGCGCTGTATGCCCTGGTACTGGCCGAACATGCCGCCCAGGCCGTGGATGTCAGCCGGGTGCTGAGCATGCTCCTGCTGCATGACATCGTGGAAATCGACGTGGGTGACATGCCCATCCACGGCGGCACCTCCGCCACGCTGCAGGCGCAGCAGGAAGCGGTTGCCGCCGAGCGCCTGTTCGGCCTGCTGCCGCAACCGCAGGGCGCCCGCCTGCTGGCACTGTGGCAGGAGTTCGAGCAGGCGCAGAGCGCCGACGCGAAATTCGCCAAGGCACTGGACCGCCTGCAGCCCCTGCTGGTGAACGTGTTCACCGGTGGTGGCACCTGGACGGAAAACGGCGTATCGATGGAACAGGTGATCGCGCGCTACGGCCCGGTCATCCGCGACGGTGCCCCCAGCCTGTGGGCGGCATGCGAGCCGTGGGTCGCCCAGCACTTCCAGGGCCAGCCGGTTTCCGGTTGA
- a CDS encoding FAD-containing oxidoreductase produces the protein MSPASSSSTGAPRAFDAIIIGAGQAGPSLAGRLHDAGQRVAIIERHLVGGTCVNTGCKPTKTLVASAYAAHLARRGADYGFSTGPVQVDMPTVAARARKVILDSRQGNEDWLAGMATVELIRGHARFEGPHVVSVGGQRLTAPRIFINVGGRASVPDLPGLDSIPYLTNTGIVALETLPRHLIVIGGSYIGLEFAQMYRRFGAAVTVLERADRVIAREDADVSEGVRSILENEGITAHTGALQMRFQPHADGAAVTFTDAAGEHTVSGSHVLLAIGRRPNTDDLGLEAAGIACDARGYITVDNALQTSVPGVWALGDCNGRGAFTHTAYNDFEIVAANLLDGEARGLDQRVPGYALFIDPPLARVGMSDAEAARSGRRLLVSKRPMTRVGRAVEKGETQGFMKIVADADSRAILGAALLGTGADEAIHGILDMVSAGRPLDELRWAVPIHPTVSELIPTLLLGLAPPAA, from the coding sequence ATGTCCCCTGCGTCCTCATCATCCACCGGCGCCCCCCGTGCCTTCGATGCCATCATCATCGGCGCCGGCCAGGCAGGGCCCTCCCTGGCTGGCCGCCTGCACGATGCCGGCCAGCGCGTGGCCATCATCGAACGCCACCTGGTGGGCGGCACCTGCGTGAACACCGGCTGCAAGCCGACCAAGACGCTGGTGGCCAGTGCCTATGCCGCACACCTGGCTCGGCGCGGTGCCGACTACGGGTTTTCCACCGGCCCGGTGCAGGTGGACATGCCCACCGTGGCGGCGCGCGCGCGCAAGGTCATCCTCGATTCGCGGCAGGGCAACGAAGACTGGCTGGCCGGCATGGCCACTGTCGAACTGATCCGCGGCCATGCCCGTTTCGAAGGACCACACGTGGTGAGCGTGGGCGGGCAGCGGCTGACCGCACCGCGCATCTTCATCAACGTCGGTGGCCGGGCGTCCGTTCCCGATCTGCCCGGGCTGGACAGCATTCCCTACCTGACCAACACCGGCATCGTCGCGCTGGAGACGCTGCCACGCCACCTGATCGTGATCGGCGGCAGCTACATCGGGCTGGAGTTCGCCCAGATGTACCGCCGCTTCGGCGCAGCGGTCACCGTGCTCGAACGCGCCGACCGCGTGATCGCGCGCGAAGACGCTGATGTTTCCGAAGGCGTGCGCAGCATCCTGGAGAACGAAGGCATCACCGCGCATACCGGTGCGCTGCAGATGCGTTTCCAGCCGCATGCCGACGGTGCCGCCGTCACCTTCACCGATGCGGCCGGCGAACACACCGTGAGCGGCAGCCACGTGCTGCTGGCCATCGGCCGCCGCCCCAACACCGATGACCTCGGGCTGGAGGCCGCCGGCATCGCCTGCGACGCGCGCGGCTACATCACCGTGGACAACGCGCTGCAGACCAGCGTGCCCGGCGTCTGGGCGCTGGGCGACTGCAATGGCCGCGGTGCGTTCACCCACACCGCCTACAACGATTTCGAGATCGTCGCCGCCAACCTGCTCGACGGCGAGGCGCGCGGACTGGACCAGCGCGTCCCCGGCTATGCGCTGTTCATCGATCCGCCGCTGGCGCGGGTCGGCATGAGCGATGCCGAAGCCGCGCGCTCGGGCCGGCGCCTGCTGGTGTCCAAGCGGCCGATGACGCGCGTCGGCCGCGCCGTGGAAAAGGGCGAAACCCAGGGCTTCATGAAGATCGTCGCCGACGCCGACAGCCGCGCGATCCTCGGCGCCGCCCTGCTCGGCACCGGCGCCGATGAGGCCATCCACGGGATTCTGGACATGGTCAGCGCCGGCCGCCCGCTCGATGAGCTGCGCTGGGCGGTGCCGATCCACCCCACCGTGTCCGAACTGATTCCCACCCTGCTGCTGGGGCTGGCGCCGCCGGCCGCCTGA
- a CDS encoding type I restriction enzyme HsdR N-terminal domain-containing protein — MDVLKIPKKVSDRWPTTVRSLVSVAVSHKTKDVSEADTVTLVKDMLADIFGYDKYNELTSEQQIRGTFCDLAVKIDGKIRVLIEVKAAAISLNETHLRQAINYGAHEGIEWIVLTNALEWRLYRIKFGQPIEYELVSSFCIADVNLKNEEDQRKLFLLCREGITSDAMGLYHQHISVLNKFTVAQVVLGEPVVSVIRRELRRLFPELKIESEAVVELLNNEILKREVLDGEKVKDAQQRIRRAVSKNAKAQVKKAPSLDAAQEPAPS; from the coding sequence ATGGATGTGCTGAAGATTCCAAAGAAGGTCTCGGACAGATGGCCGACAACGGTAAGGTCGCTGGTCTCGGTCGCCGTTTCCCATAAGACCAAAGATGTGTCTGAAGCCGATACCGTGACCCTGGTCAAGGACATGCTTGCCGACATCTTCGGTTACGACAAGTACAACGAACTGACTAGCGAGCAGCAGATCAGGGGAACGTTCTGCGACCTGGCGGTAAAGATCGATGGCAAGATCAGAGTTCTGATCGAAGTGAAAGCAGCAGCAATCTCGCTAAACGAGACACATCTGCGCCAGGCCATCAACTATGGCGCCCACGAAGGCATCGAGTGGATCGTGCTCACCAACGCGTTGGAGTGGCGCCTCTACAGAATAAAGTTCGGCCAACCCATCGAGTACGAACTCGTCTCATCGTTCTGCATAGCAGATGTCAACCTGAAGAACGAAGAAGACCAGCGGAAGTTGTTCCTACTCTGCAGAGAAGGAATCACCTCTGACGCAATGGGCCTGTATCACCAGCACATCTCGGTACTCAACAAGTTTACGGTCGCGCAAGTTGTTCTCGGTGAGCCGGTCGTTTCTGTCATCCGCCGAGAGCTTCGCCGTCTGTTCCCGGAACTGAAGATCGAGTCGGAGGCAGTTGTTGAGCTTCTCAACAACGAGATTCTGAAGCGTGAGGTCCTGGACGGAGAGAAGGTGAAGGATGCCCAGCAGCGCATACGCCGGGCAGTCTCCAAGAATGCTAAAGCGCAGGTGAAGAAGGCTCCCTCACTCGACGCTGCGCAAGAGCCCGCACCGAGCTAG
- a CDS encoding AraC family transcriptional regulator, whose translation MTDTLRDAAYRHAAALANPAGVARTSIPGLSLIQAAAPSGIDYAISRPLLCLVLQGAKRVTQGAATFDFAEGDALLITADVPTVSQVTRASAMAPYLSLVLDLDLPAIAGLALEMKLGPAARGAPIRVERADADVTGAAQHLLQLLDHPAALPVLVQQRLRELHYWLLVGQHGLAVRQLGWPGAHAQRVARAVALLRSDFARPLPVERLAAVAGMSPSAFHQHFRAATSLSPLQFQKQLRLIEARRLLLAEGLSASSAAFAVGYESVQQFTREYRRMFGLPPGRDAGGARMQAPAPH comes from the coding sequence ATGACAGACACTTTGCGCGATGCTGCGTACCGCCATGCGGCTGCGTTGGCCAACCCGGCCGGGGTGGCACGAACCTCCATTCCCGGCCTGTCCCTGATCCAGGCCGCGGCCCCGAGCGGGATCGACTATGCGATCTCCCGGCCGCTGCTGTGCCTGGTGCTGCAGGGGGCCAAGCGGGTGACGCAGGGCGCGGCCACCTTCGATTTCGCCGAGGGCGATGCCCTGCTGATCACGGCCGACGTGCCCACCGTCAGCCAGGTCACCCGGGCCAGTGCGATGGCGCCCTACCTGTCGCTGGTGCTGGACCTGGACCTGCCGGCGATTGCCGGGCTGGCGCTGGAGATGAAGCTGGGCCCGGCCGCGCGCGGGGCACCGATCCGCGTGGAACGCGCCGACGCCGATGTCACCGGTGCGGCGCAGCACCTGCTGCAGCTGCTGGACCACCCGGCGGCGCTGCCGGTGCTGGTGCAGCAGCGGTTGCGCGAACTGCACTACTGGCTGCTGGTGGGCCAGCACGGGTTGGCGGTACGGCAGCTGGGGTGGCCGGGGGCACATGCCCAGCGTGTGGCGCGTGCGGTGGCCCTGCTGCGCAGTGACTTCGCCCGGCCGTTGCCGGTGGAGCGGCTGGCGGCGGTGGCCGGGATGAGTCCATCGGCGTTCCACCAGCATTTCCGTGCGGCAACCTCACTGTCGCCGCTGCAGTTCCAGAAGCAGCTGCGGCTGATCGAAGCACGGCGACTGCTGCTGGCCGAAGGGCTGTCGGCCAGCAGCGCAGCGTTCGCGGTGGGCTATGAAAGCGTGCAGCAGTTCACCCGCGAGTACCGCCGGATGTTCGGCCTGCCGCCGGGGCGCGATGCCGGGGGGGCACGCATGCAGGCCCCGGCGCCGCACTGA
- a CDS encoding DUF998 domain-containing protein, which translates to MHALATRQAIFLPLGAMLALIAFAFTVPGYHSLSQHLSELGLLPGLPAQAVLLGPSISGCSIIIFSLSLLVQARRFALTAVTSTLFGAAMLSNGLVTTGSPMHGLYGVGIFSVLTPLLFLVELGPQASSRIRWVSCWTSLLGMAYLWMMVTGMDPPDYRGLTQRLALLPAFGWYAFAAIERLKIMPAR; encoded by the coding sequence GTGCACGCACTCGCCACCCGGCAGGCCATCTTCCTTCCCCTCGGTGCGATGCTGGCGCTGATCGCTTTCGCGTTCACCGTGCCGGGCTACCACTCCCTGTCCCAGCACTTGAGCGAGCTGGGGCTGCTGCCCGGCCTGCCGGCGCAGGCGGTGCTGCTGGGGCCGTCCATCAGCGGCTGCAGCATCATCATTTTCAGTCTGTCCCTGCTGGTGCAGGCGCGGCGTTTCGCCCTGACCGCCGTGACCTCCACGCTGTTCGGCGCGGCCATGCTCAGCAATGGCCTGGTCACCACCGGCAGCCCGATGCATGGCCTGTATGGCGTCGGCATTTTCTCGGTGCTCACGCCGCTGTTGTTCCTGGTGGAACTGGGACCGCAGGCGTCATCGCGCATCCGCTGGGTGTCGTGCTGGACGTCGCTGCTGGGCATGGCCTACCTGTGGATGATGGTGACCGGCATGGACCCGCCTGACTATCGCGGCCTGACCCAGCGGTTGGCCCTGCTGCCGGCGTTCGGCTGGTACGCCTTCGCGGCCATCGAGCGGCTGAAGATAATGCCGGCGCGCTGA
- a CDS encoding H-NS histone family protein, with protein sequence MTIDIESLSLRELGALVVAAEQRKQLVSSRRPASAVRRLLKAAAAEAGYTIEELFGNEATETAAPARKSPRRKSGKVAAKYRDSEYKRLTWSGRGRMPRWLTARIQQGHKATDFLIPGLAKPTARKSSTIGKRTVVKKD encoded by the coding sequence ATGACTATTGATATTGAATCGCTCAGCCTTCGGGAGCTGGGTGCCTTGGTGGTTGCCGCTGAACAGCGGAAACAGCTTGTTTCCAGCCGCCGCCCGGCCAGCGCGGTGCGCCGCCTGCTGAAGGCAGCCGCGGCCGAAGCGGGCTACACCATCGAAGAACTGTTCGGCAATGAGGCTACCGAAACGGCGGCCCCCGCGCGTAAATCCCCCCGTCGCAAATCCGGCAAGGTCGCGGCCAAATACCGCGATTCGGAATACAAGCGCCTGACCTGGTCCGGCCGCGGGCGGATGCCGCGCTGGCTGACCGCCCGCATCCAGCAGGGCCACAAGGCGACCGATTTCCTGATTCCGGGGTTGGCCAAGCCGACGGCGCGCAAGAGCAGCACGATCGGCAAGCGCACCGTCGTCAAGAAGGACTGA
- a CDS encoding DUF308 domain-containing protein, which produces MSATALPASSPAPWLQRYYFLRAGVSIAWILLAVLVGRQNPAVGAVLLVLYPAWDALANYIDARRTGGLAANGTQMLNFVISVLTAVAIGVALTAGMAATIKVFGAWAILSGLLQLATAVRRWKQAGGQWVMILSGAQSAAAGAFFFKQASSGIPLDVATVAPYAGLGAFYFLLSAIWLTIKTARAKARQG; this is translated from the coding sequence ATGTCCGCCACCGCCCTTCCCGCTTCCTCGCCCGCCCCCTGGCTGCAGCGCTACTACTTCCTGCGTGCGGGCGTCTCCATCGCCTGGATCCTGCTGGCCGTGCTGGTCGGCCGCCAGAACCCGGCCGTCGGCGCCGTGCTGCTGGTGCTGTACCCGGCCTGGGATGCGCTGGCGAACTACATCGATGCGCGCCGCACCGGCGGCCTGGCCGCCAACGGCACGCAGATGCTCAACTTCGTCATCAGCGTGCTGACCGCCGTGGCCATCGGCGTGGCACTGACCGCGGGCATGGCCGCCACCATCAAGGTCTTCGGCGCCTGGGCCATCCTCTCCGGCCTGCTGCAGCTGGCCACCGCCGTGCGCCGCTGGAAGCAGGCCGGCGGCCAGTGGGTGATGATCCTCAGCGGCGCACAGTCCGCCGCCGCCGGTGCGTTCTTCTTCAAGCAGGCCAGCAGCGGCATCCCGCTGGATGTGGCCACCGTGGCACCGTATGCCGGCCTGGGGGCGTTCTACTTCCTGCTCTCGGCCATCTGGCTGACGATCAAGACCGCACGCGCCAAGGCACGCCAGGGCTGA